Proteins co-encoded in one Conger conger chromosome 4, fConCon1.1, whole genome shotgun sequence genomic window:
- the LOC133127113 gene encoding rho GTPase-activating protein 45-like isoform X3 yields MFTKKKKELIKTPTKSRAGSPAPHNSSLSILQEQPGRDAVDAPVSASASSSPPTSSGLLDPSCGGMSGQPSPVGTLKRPTGLSRHASAAGFPLQSWVYNKGLGKGAPSPTAEGPEPAAIEVEDIPPLLRDVARFSEAVEKLKDVVLGEDTQESRRPVAHECLGEVLRVLRQVISTYPLLNTMETLTAAGKLISMVKGFHYEANNEADKKAFEKAIENIAVAFSSSVSELLMGEVDSSTLLSLLPSETSRSMENLYGGVPGQSVDSLMKGDLQAFVLTAEEVDIILQRSEGGVDSALCYAKTIAKYMKDLTSYVEKRTALEMEFAKGLQRLYHACHQSITQQHMPFLSIYSLALEQDLEQSLGVQQAAGTLHIQTFLQPLMQRRQEHEKKRKEIKEQWQRAKRKLMEAESNLRKARQAYVSRCEEHDKARSRAEEDGGGTLIKSLDKKRRLEEEARCKAEEAEATYRTCVADAVTQQQEQEHVKVTVLRRIQEVIKQSDQTLRSATISYNQIMHMQTVALPVHYQTLCESSKLYDPGQQYAAHVKHLRLPEEPKAQYRFEPYSASSAPQPARVRHDSFSADRQSSTEAPPASGETPVDGGPSHKQRKVRGHQSHKSWPTTASDTESVGAGSGLESPSTSTGDVRKIPRTASTGTMSSNEELDEKDEKDGNVASFEQSINGMEPEIAAPSGPFRNVGLSKAARTHQLRKLRTPSKCRECDSYVYFQGAECEECSLACHKKCLETLAIQCGHKKLQGRLLLFGRDFSLTAQGSTDGIPFIIKKCILEIERRALKMKGIYRVNGVKTRVEKLCQAFENGKELVELSQASPHDISNVLKLYLRQLPEPIMPFQLYHSLMGLAKESLRAEGPEGAEGPGKGPELADRGPDTEPEVRVLVDKLRELLKEVPRANVATLHYIVCHLRRIGELEEDNKMSPSNLGIVFGPTLMRPRPTGATVSLSSLVDYPHQARIVEALIVFYRHIFPPEDGGQDDGGAGRGEGDGQEASGNLGQPDTEDKLEELSGASVCSSGSRERSLDSDSEPEEAGRGGQESPLPGAQPDSEGSTEEDQLSPPGGVDPPSPGGPPALPDSEPPDADEPEQDLASSLAQLNTNQSNNKAPAPLGLPLARLCKGKLAAAGDGNREPEFV; encoded by the exons atgttcactaaaaagaaaaaggaactGATAAAAACGCCTACGAAGAGTCGAGCAGGAAGCCCCGCACCCCACAACTCATCA CTTTCCATTCTCCAGGAGCAGCCCGGCCGGGACGCCGTCGACGCCCCCGTCTCcgcctccgcctcctcctcccccccgacCTCCTCCGGCCTCCTGGACCCCTCCTGCGGGGGGATGTCGGGCCAGCCCTCCCCGGTGGGCACCCTCAAGAGGCCCACGGGGCTGAGCCGGCACGCCAGCGCCGCGGGGTTCCCCCTCCAGTCCTGGGTCTACAACAAGGGCCTGGGCAAGGGCGCGCCCAGCCCCACGGCCGAGGGCCCCGAACCCGCCGCCATCGAGGTGGAGGACATCCCGCCGCTGCTGAGGGACGTGGCGCGCTTCTCCGAGGCCGTGGAGAAGCTGAAGGACGTGGTGCTGGGAGAAG acacacaggagagcCGGCGGCCTGTGGCCCATGAGTGCCTGGGGGAGGTTCTGCGGGTCCTGAGGCAGGTCATCAGCACCTACCCCCTGCTCAACACCATGGAAACGCTCACCGCTGCAGGGAAACTCATCTCCATGGTCAAAG GATTCCACTATGAGGCAAACAATGAGGCGGACAAGAAGGCTTTCGAGAAGGCCATCGAGAACATCGCCGTGGCCTTCAGCAGCAG tgtttCAGAGCTGCTGATGGGGGAGGTTGACAGCAGCACCCTTCTGTCCCTGCTGCCCTCAGAGACGAGcagg agcatGGAGAACCTGTATGGAGGAGTTCCAGGCCAGAGCGTGGACTCGCTAATGAAGGGAGACCTCCAGGCCTTCG TCCTGACCGCTGAAGAGGTGGACATCATTCTCCAGCGCAGCGAAGGTGGGGTGGACTCCGCGCTCTGCTACGCTAAGACCATCGCCAAATACATGAAGGACCTGACCAGCTACGTGGAAAAGAGGACTGCACTGG AGATGGAGTTCGCCAAGGGCCTACAGAGGCTCTATCACGCCTGCCATCAGAGCATTACGCAG CAACACATGCCCTTCCTCTCCATCTACTCCCTGGCTCTGGAGCAGGACCTGGAGCAGAGTCTGGGGGTCCAGCAGGCTGCCGGCACTCTGCACATTCAGACCTTCCTGCAG CCTCTGATGCAGCGTCGGCAGGAGCACGAGAAGAAGCGCAAGGAGATCAAGGAGCAGTGGCAGAGAGCCAAGAGGAAGCTG ATGGAGGCTGAGAGTAACCTGCGGAAGGCGAGGCAGGCCTACGTGTCCCGCTGCGAGGAGCACGACAAGGCCCGGAGCCGGGCCGAGGAGGACGGGGGCGGCACCCTCATCAAGTCCCTCGACAAGAAGCGCCGATTGGAGGAGGAGGCCCGCTGCAAG gcTGAGGAGGCAGAGGCAACGTATCGCACCTGCGTCGCCGACGCCGTTACCCAGCAACAGGAGCAGGAGCACGTGAAGGTCACCGTCCTGCGGCGGATACAGGAAGTGATCAAGCAGAGCGATCAGACCCTGCGCTCG GCCACCATCTCGTACAACCAGATCATGCACATGCAGACGGTGGCGCTGCCCGTGCACTACCAGACGCTGTGCGAGAGCAGCAAGCTGTACGACCCGGGGCAGCAGTACGCCGCCCACGTCAAGCACCTGCGCCTGCCCGAGGAGCCCAAGGCCCAGTACCGGTTCGAGCCCTACTCTGCCTCCTCCGCGCC GCAGCCCGCCAGAGTGCGTCACGACAGCTTCAGTGCGGACCGCCAGAGCAGCACCGAGGCTCCGCCCGCCTCGGGGGAGACCCCCGTAGATGGAGGCCCCAGCCACAAGCAGAGGAAGG TGCGAGGTCACCAGTCCCACAAGTCCTGGCCGACCACAGCAAGCGACACGGAGAGTGTGGGCGCGGGCAGTGGGCTGGAGTCGCCCTCCACCAGCACAG GGGACGTCCGGAAGATCCCGAGGACCGCCTCCACCGGGACCATGTCCTCCAATGAGGAGCTGGACGAGAAGGACGAGAAGGACGGGAACGTGGCCTCCTTCGAGCAGA GCATAAACGGGATGGAGCCCGAGATCGCGGCGCCCAGCGGACCCTTCCGGAACGTGGGGCTGTCCAAGGCTGCTCGGACACACCAGCTGCGCAAACTGCGCACGCCCTCCAAGTGCCGGGAGTGCGACAGCTACGTGTACTTCCAGGGAGCGGAGTGCGAGGAG TGCTCCCTGGCCTGCCATAAGAAGTGCCTGGAGACGCTGGCCATCCAGTGCGGCCATAAGAAGCTGCAGGGGCGGCTCCTGCTGTTCGGCCGCGACTTCTCCCTGACCGCCCAGGGCAGCACGGACGGGATCCCCTTCATCATCAAGAAGTGCATCTTAGAGATCGAGAGGAGGGCCCTGAAGATGaag GGTATATACCGGGTGAACGGGGTGAAGACGCGGGTGGAGAAGCTGTGCCAGGCCTTTGAGAACGGGAAGGAGCTGGTGGAGCTGTCCCAGGCCTCTCCCCACGACATCAGCAACGTGCTCAAACTCTACCTCAGACAG CTGCCGGAACCGATCATGCCGTTCCAGCTGTACCACAGCCTGATGGGCCTGGCCAAGGAGAGCCTGAGGGCCGAGGGGCCCGAGGGGGCCGAGGGGCCGGGGAAGGGGCCCGAGCTGGCGGACCGGGGCCCCGACACAGAGCCCGAAGTGCGGGTGCTGGTGGACAAACTGCGGGAGCTGCTGAAAGAGGTGCCCCGGGCCAACGTGGCCACGCTGCACTACATCGTGTGTCACCTGCGCCG gATTGGCGAGCTGGAGGAGGATAATAAGATGAGCCCCAGTAACCTGGGCATCGTGTTCGGGCCCACGCTGATGCGGCCCCGGCCCACGGGGGCCACCGTGTCCCTGTCCTCCCTGGTGGACTACCCCCACCAGGCCCGCATCGTGGAGGCCCTCATCGTCTTCTACCGCCACATCTTCCCCCCGGAGGACGGCGGGCAG GACGACGGCGGTGCCGGGCGGGGGGAGGGTGACGGACAGGAGGCCTCGGGGAACCTCGGCCAGCCGGACACCGAGGACAAACTGGAGGAGCTCAGCG GCGCCTCCGTGTGCTCCTCGGGGTCCCGCGAGCGCTCCCTGGACTCGGACTCGGAGCCGGAggaggcggggcgggggggccagGAGAGCCCCCTCCCCGGGGCCCAGCCGGACAGCGAGGGCAGCACCGAGGAGGACCAGCTGAGTCCCCCGGGCGGCGTGGACCCCCCGAGTCCCGGGGGCCCCCCGGCCCTGCCCGACAGCGAACCCCCCGACGCGGACGAGCCGGAGCAGGACCTGGCCTCCTCTCTGGCCCAGCTCAACACCAACCAGTCCAACAACAAGGCCCCTGCCCCGCTGGGGCTGCCCCTGGCT
- the LOC133127113 gene encoding rho GTPase-activating protein 45-like isoform X4 yields MFTKKKKELIKTPTKSRAGSPAPHNSSEQPGRDAVDAPVSASASSSPPTSSGLLDPSCGGMSGQPSPVGTLKRPTGLSRHASAAGFPLQSWVYNKGLGKGAPSPTAEGPEPAAIEVEDIPPLLRDVARFSEAVEKLKDVVLGEDTQESRRPVAHECLGEVLRVLRQVISTYPLLNTMETLTAAGKLISMVKGFHYEANNEADKKAFEKAIENIAVAFSSSVSELLMGEVDSSTLLSLLPSETSRSMENLYGGVPGQSVDSLMKGDLQAFVLTAEEVDIILQRSEGGVDSALCYAKTIAKYMKDLTSYVEKRTALEMEFAKGLQRLYHACHQSITQQHMPFLSIYSLALEQDLEQSLGVQQAAGTLHIQTFLQPLMQRRQEHEKKRKEIKEQWQRAKRKLMEAESNLRKARQAYVSRCEEHDKARSRAEEDGGGTLIKSLDKKRRLEEEARCKAEEAEATYRTCVADAVTQQQEQEHVKVTVLRRIQEVIKQSDQTLRSATISYNQIMHMQTVALPVHYQTLCESSKLYDPGQQYAAHVKHLRLPEEPKAQYRFEPYSASSAPQPARVRHDSFSADRQSSTEAPPASGETPVDGGPSHKQRKVRGHQSHKSWPTTASDTESVGAGSGLESPSTSTGDVRKIPRTASTGTMSSNEELDEKDEKDGNVASFEQSINGMEPEIAAPSGPFRNVGLSKAARTHQLRKLRTPSKCRECDSYVYFQGAECEECSLACHKKCLETLAIQCGHKKLQGRLLLFGRDFSLTAQGSTDGIPFIIKKCILEIERRALKMKGIYRVNGVKTRVEKLCQAFENGKELVELSQASPHDISNVLKLYLRQLPEPIMPFQLYHSLMGLAKESLRAEGPEGAEGPGKGPELADRGPDTEPEVRVLVDKLRELLKEVPRANVATLHYIVCHLRRIGELEEDNKMSPSNLGIVFGPTLMRPRPTGATVSLSSLVDYPHQARIVEALIVFYRHIFPPEDGGQDDGGAGRGEGDGQEASGNLGQPDTEDKLEELSGASVCSSGSRERSLDSDSEPEEAGRGGQESPLPGAQPDSEGSTEEDQLSPPGGVDPPSPGGPPALPDSEPPDADEPEQDLASSLAQLNTNQSNNKAPAPLGLPLARLCKGKLAAAGDGNREPEFV; encoded by the exons atgttcactaaaaagaaaaaggaactGATAAAAACGCCTACGAAGAGTCGAGCAGGAAGCCCCGCACCCCACAACTCATCA GAGCAGCCCGGCCGGGACGCCGTCGACGCCCCCGTCTCcgcctccgcctcctcctcccccccgacCTCCTCCGGCCTCCTGGACCCCTCCTGCGGGGGGATGTCGGGCCAGCCCTCCCCGGTGGGCACCCTCAAGAGGCCCACGGGGCTGAGCCGGCACGCCAGCGCCGCGGGGTTCCCCCTCCAGTCCTGGGTCTACAACAAGGGCCTGGGCAAGGGCGCGCCCAGCCCCACGGCCGAGGGCCCCGAACCCGCCGCCATCGAGGTGGAGGACATCCCGCCGCTGCTGAGGGACGTGGCGCGCTTCTCCGAGGCCGTGGAGAAGCTGAAGGACGTGGTGCTGGGAGAAG acacacaggagagcCGGCGGCCTGTGGCCCATGAGTGCCTGGGGGAGGTTCTGCGGGTCCTGAGGCAGGTCATCAGCACCTACCCCCTGCTCAACACCATGGAAACGCTCACCGCTGCAGGGAAACTCATCTCCATGGTCAAAG GATTCCACTATGAGGCAAACAATGAGGCGGACAAGAAGGCTTTCGAGAAGGCCATCGAGAACATCGCCGTGGCCTTCAGCAGCAG tgtttCAGAGCTGCTGATGGGGGAGGTTGACAGCAGCACCCTTCTGTCCCTGCTGCCCTCAGAGACGAGcagg agcatGGAGAACCTGTATGGAGGAGTTCCAGGCCAGAGCGTGGACTCGCTAATGAAGGGAGACCTCCAGGCCTTCG TCCTGACCGCTGAAGAGGTGGACATCATTCTCCAGCGCAGCGAAGGTGGGGTGGACTCCGCGCTCTGCTACGCTAAGACCATCGCCAAATACATGAAGGACCTGACCAGCTACGTGGAAAAGAGGACTGCACTGG AGATGGAGTTCGCCAAGGGCCTACAGAGGCTCTATCACGCCTGCCATCAGAGCATTACGCAG CAACACATGCCCTTCCTCTCCATCTACTCCCTGGCTCTGGAGCAGGACCTGGAGCAGAGTCTGGGGGTCCAGCAGGCTGCCGGCACTCTGCACATTCAGACCTTCCTGCAG CCTCTGATGCAGCGTCGGCAGGAGCACGAGAAGAAGCGCAAGGAGATCAAGGAGCAGTGGCAGAGAGCCAAGAGGAAGCTG ATGGAGGCTGAGAGTAACCTGCGGAAGGCGAGGCAGGCCTACGTGTCCCGCTGCGAGGAGCACGACAAGGCCCGGAGCCGGGCCGAGGAGGACGGGGGCGGCACCCTCATCAAGTCCCTCGACAAGAAGCGCCGATTGGAGGAGGAGGCCCGCTGCAAG gcTGAGGAGGCAGAGGCAACGTATCGCACCTGCGTCGCCGACGCCGTTACCCAGCAACAGGAGCAGGAGCACGTGAAGGTCACCGTCCTGCGGCGGATACAGGAAGTGATCAAGCAGAGCGATCAGACCCTGCGCTCG GCCACCATCTCGTACAACCAGATCATGCACATGCAGACGGTGGCGCTGCCCGTGCACTACCAGACGCTGTGCGAGAGCAGCAAGCTGTACGACCCGGGGCAGCAGTACGCCGCCCACGTCAAGCACCTGCGCCTGCCCGAGGAGCCCAAGGCCCAGTACCGGTTCGAGCCCTACTCTGCCTCCTCCGCGCC GCAGCCCGCCAGAGTGCGTCACGACAGCTTCAGTGCGGACCGCCAGAGCAGCACCGAGGCTCCGCCCGCCTCGGGGGAGACCCCCGTAGATGGAGGCCCCAGCCACAAGCAGAGGAAGG TGCGAGGTCACCAGTCCCACAAGTCCTGGCCGACCACAGCAAGCGACACGGAGAGTGTGGGCGCGGGCAGTGGGCTGGAGTCGCCCTCCACCAGCACAG GGGACGTCCGGAAGATCCCGAGGACCGCCTCCACCGGGACCATGTCCTCCAATGAGGAGCTGGACGAGAAGGACGAGAAGGACGGGAACGTGGCCTCCTTCGAGCAGA GCATAAACGGGATGGAGCCCGAGATCGCGGCGCCCAGCGGACCCTTCCGGAACGTGGGGCTGTCCAAGGCTGCTCGGACACACCAGCTGCGCAAACTGCGCACGCCCTCCAAGTGCCGGGAGTGCGACAGCTACGTGTACTTCCAGGGAGCGGAGTGCGAGGAG TGCTCCCTGGCCTGCCATAAGAAGTGCCTGGAGACGCTGGCCATCCAGTGCGGCCATAAGAAGCTGCAGGGGCGGCTCCTGCTGTTCGGCCGCGACTTCTCCCTGACCGCCCAGGGCAGCACGGACGGGATCCCCTTCATCATCAAGAAGTGCATCTTAGAGATCGAGAGGAGGGCCCTGAAGATGaag GGTATATACCGGGTGAACGGGGTGAAGACGCGGGTGGAGAAGCTGTGCCAGGCCTTTGAGAACGGGAAGGAGCTGGTGGAGCTGTCCCAGGCCTCTCCCCACGACATCAGCAACGTGCTCAAACTCTACCTCAGACAG CTGCCGGAACCGATCATGCCGTTCCAGCTGTACCACAGCCTGATGGGCCTGGCCAAGGAGAGCCTGAGGGCCGAGGGGCCCGAGGGGGCCGAGGGGCCGGGGAAGGGGCCCGAGCTGGCGGACCGGGGCCCCGACACAGAGCCCGAAGTGCGGGTGCTGGTGGACAAACTGCGGGAGCTGCTGAAAGAGGTGCCCCGGGCCAACGTGGCCACGCTGCACTACATCGTGTGTCACCTGCGCCG gATTGGCGAGCTGGAGGAGGATAATAAGATGAGCCCCAGTAACCTGGGCATCGTGTTCGGGCCCACGCTGATGCGGCCCCGGCCCACGGGGGCCACCGTGTCCCTGTCCTCCCTGGTGGACTACCCCCACCAGGCCCGCATCGTGGAGGCCCTCATCGTCTTCTACCGCCACATCTTCCCCCCGGAGGACGGCGGGCAG GACGACGGCGGTGCCGGGCGGGGGGAGGGTGACGGACAGGAGGCCTCGGGGAACCTCGGCCAGCCGGACACCGAGGACAAACTGGAGGAGCTCAGCG GCGCCTCCGTGTGCTCCTCGGGGTCCCGCGAGCGCTCCCTGGACTCGGACTCGGAGCCGGAggaggcggggcgggggggccagGAGAGCCCCCTCCCCGGGGCCCAGCCGGACAGCGAGGGCAGCACCGAGGAGGACCAGCTGAGTCCCCCGGGCGGCGTGGACCCCCCGAGTCCCGGGGGCCCCCCGGCCCTGCCCGACAGCGAACCCCCCGACGCGGACGAGCCGGAGCAGGACCTGGCCTCCTCTCTGGCCCAGCTCAACACCAACCAGTCCAACAACAAGGCCCCTGCCCCGCTGGGGCTGCCCCTGGCT
- the LOC133127113 gene encoding rho GTPase-activating protein 45-like isoform X2: MLKRGAGGKSSYSPYATGHRVKKNGTKAKSKLDLLPNKPNIWLKQEQPGRDAVDAPVSASASSSPPTSSGLLDPSCGGMSGQPSPVGTLKRPTGLSRHASAAGFPLQSWVYNKGLGKGAPSPTAEGPEPAAIEVEDIPPLLRDVARFSEAVEKLKDVVLGEDTQESRRPVAHECLGEVLRVLRQVISTYPLLNTMETLTAAGKLISMVKGFHYEANNEADKKAFEKAIENIAVAFSSSVSELLMGEVDSSTLLSLLPSETSRSMENLYGGVPGQSVDSLMKGDLQAFVLTAEEVDIILQRSEGGVDSALCYAKTIAKYMKDLTSYVEKRTALEMEFAKGLQRLYHACHQSITQQHMPFLSIYSLALEQDLEQSLGVQQAAGTLHIQTFLQPLMQRRQEHEKKRKEIKEQWQRAKRKLMEAESNLRKARQAYVSRCEEHDKARSRAEEDGGGTLIKSLDKKRRLEEEARCKAEEAEATYRTCVADAVTQQQEQEHVKVTVLRRIQEVIKQSDQTLRSATISYNQIMHMQTVALPVHYQTLCESSKLYDPGQQYAAHVKHLRLPEEPKAQYRFEPYSASSAPQPARVRHDSFSADRQSSTEAPPASGETPVDGGPSHKQRKVRGHQSHKSWPTTASDTESVGAGSGLESPSTSTGDVRKIPRTASTGTMSSNEELDEKDEKDGNVASFEQSINGMEPEIAAPSGPFRNVGLSKAARTHQLRKLRTPSKCRECDSYVYFQGAECEECSLACHKKCLETLAIQCGHKKLQGRLLLFGRDFSLTAQGSTDGIPFIIKKCILEIERRALKMKGIYRVNGVKTRVEKLCQAFENGKELVELSQASPHDISNVLKLYLRQLPEPIMPFQLYHSLMGLAKESLRAEGPEGAEGPGKGPELADRGPDTEPEVRVLVDKLRELLKEVPRANVATLHYIVCHLRRIGELEEDNKMSPSNLGIVFGPTLMRPRPTGATVSLSSLVDYPHQARIVEALIVFYRHIFPPEDGGQDDGGAGRGEGDGQEASGNLGQPDTEDKLEELSGASVCSSGSRERSLDSDSEPEEAGRGGQESPLPGAQPDSEGSTEEDQLSPPGGVDPPSPGGPPALPDSEPPDADEPEQDLASSLAQLNTNQSNNKAPAPLGLPLARLCKGKLAAAGDGNREPEFV, translated from the exons ATGTTGAAACGTGGAGCAGGTGGTAAATCCAGCTACAGTCCGTATGCAACAGGCCACAGGGTTAAGAAAAATGGGACTAAAGCGAAAAGCAAACTGGACCTGTTGCCAAATAAACCTAACATCTGGCTGAAGCAG GAGCAGCCCGGCCGGGACGCCGTCGACGCCCCCGTCTCcgcctccgcctcctcctcccccccgacCTCCTCCGGCCTCCTGGACCCCTCCTGCGGGGGGATGTCGGGCCAGCCCTCCCCGGTGGGCACCCTCAAGAGGCCCACGGGGCTGAGCCGGCACGCCAGCGCCGCGGGGTTCCCCCTCCAGTCCTGGGTCTACAACAAGGGCCTGGGCAAGGGCGCGCCCAGCCCCACGGCCGAGGGCCCCGAACCCGCCGCCATCGAGGTGGAGGACATCCCGCCGCTGCTGAGGGACGTGGCGCGCTTCTCCGAGGCCGTGGAGAAGCTGAAGGACGTGGTGCTGGGAGAAG acacacaggagagcCGGCGGCCTGTGGCCCATGAGTGCCTGGGGGAGGTTCTGCGGGTCCTGAGGCAGGTCATCAGCACCTACCCCCTGCTCAACACCATGGAAACGCTCACCGCTGCAGGGAAACTCATCTCCATGGTCAAAG GATTCCACTATGAGGCAAACAATGAGGCGGACAAGAAGGCTTTCGAGAAGGCCATCGAGAACATCGCCGTGGCCTTCAGCAGCAG tgtttCAGAGCTGCTGATGGGGGAGGTTGACAGCAGCACCCTTCTGTCCCTGCTGCCCTCAGAGACGAGcagg agcatGGAGAACCTGTATGGAGGAGTTCCAGGCCAGAGCGTGGACTCGCTAATGAAGGGAGACCTCCAGGCCTTCG TCCTGACCGCTGAAGAGGTGGACATCATTCTCCAGCGCAGCGAAGGTGGGGTGGACTCCGCGCTCTGCTACGCTAAGACCATCGCCAAATACATGAAGGACCTGACCAGCTACGTGGAAAAGAGGACTGCACTGG AGATGGAGTTCGCCAAGGGCCTACAGAGGCTCTATCACGCCTGCCATCAGAGCATTACGCAG CAACACATGCCCTTCCTCTCCATCTACTCCCTGGCTCTGGAGCAGGACCTGGAGCAGAGTCTGGGGGTCCAGCAGGCTGCCGGCACTCTGCACATTCAGACCTTCCTGCAG CCTCTGATGCAGCGTCGGCAGGAGCACGAGAAGAAGCGCAAGGAGATCAAGGAGCAGTGGCAGAGAGCCAAGAGGAAGCTG ATGGAGGCTGAGAGTAACCTGCGGAAGGCGAGGCAGGCCTACGTGTCCCGCTGCGAGGAGCACGACAAGGCCCGGAGCCGGGCCGAGGAGGACGGGGGCGGCACCCTCATCAAGTCCCTCGACAAGAAGCGCCGATTGGAGGAGGAGGCCCGCTGCAAG gcTGAGGAGGCAGAGGCAACGTATCGCACCTGCGTCGCCGACGCCGTTACCCAGCAACAGGAGCAGGAGCACGTGAAGGTCACCGTCCTGCGGCGGATACAGGAAGTGATCAAGCAGAGCGATCAGACCCTGCGCTCG GCCACCATCTCGTACAACCAGATCATGCACATGCAGACGGTGGCGCTGCCCGTGCACTACCAGACGCTGTGCGAGAGCAGCAAGCTGTACGACCCGGGGCAGCAGTACGCCGCCCACGTCAAGCACCTGCGCCTGCCCGAGGAGCCCAAGGCCCAGTACCGGTTCGAGCCCTACTCTGCCTCCTCCGCGCC GCAGCCCGCCAGAGTGCGTCACGACAGCTTCAGTGCGGACCGCCAGAGCAGCACCGAGGCTCCGCCCGCCTCGGGGGAGACCCCCGTAGATGGAGGCCCCAGCCACAAGCAGAGGAAGG TGCGAGGTCACCAGTCCCACAAGTCCTGGCCGACCACAGCAAGCGACACGGAGAGTGTGGGCGCGGGCAGTGGGCTGGAGTCGCCCTCCACCAGCACAG GGGACGTCCGGAAGATCCCGAGGACCGCCTCCACCGGGACCATGTCCTCCAATGAGGAGCTGGACGAGAAGGACGAGAAGGACGGGAACGTGGCCTCCTTCGAGCAGA GCATAAACGGGATGGAGCCCGAGATCGCGGCGCCCAGCGGACCCTTCCGGAACGTGGGGCTGTCCAAGGCTGCTCGGACACACCAGCTGCGCAAACTGCGCACGCCCTCCAAGTGCCGGGAGTGCGACAGCTACGTGTACTTCCAGGGAGCGGAGTGCGAGGAG TGCTCCCTGGCCTGCCATAAGAAGTGCCTGGAGACGCTGGCCATCCAGTGCGGCCATAAGAAGCTGCAGGGGCGGCTCCTGCTGTTCGGCCGCGACTTCTCCCTGACCGCCCAGGGCAGCACGGACGGGATCCCCTTCATCATCAAGAAGTGCATCTTAGAGATCGAGAGGAGGGCCCTGAAGATGaag GGTATATACCGGGTGAACGGGGTGAAGACGCGGGTGGAGAAGCTGTGCCAGGCCTTTGAGAACGGGAAGGAGCTGGTGGAGCTGTCCCAGGCCTCTCCCCACGACATCAGCAACGTGCTCAAACTCTACCTCAGACAG CTGCCGGAACCGATCATGCCGTTCCAGCTGTACCACAGCCTGATGGGCCTGGCCAAGGAGAGCCTGAGGGCCGAGGGGCCCGAGGGGGCCGAGGGGCCGGGGAAGGGGCCCGAGCTGGCGGACCGGGGCCCCGACACAGAGCCCGAAGTGCGGGTGCTGGTGGACAAACTGCGGGAGCTGCTGAAAGAGGTGCCCCGGGCCAACGTGGCCACGCTGCACTACATCGTGTGTCACCTGCGCCG gATTGGCGAGCTGGAGGAGGATAATAAGATGAGCCCCAGTAACCTGGGCATCGTGTTCGGGCCCACGCTGATGCGGCCCCGGCCCACGGGGGCCACCGTGTCCCTGTCCTCCCTGGTGGACTACCCCCACCAGGCCCGCATCGTGGAGGCCCTCATCGTCTTCTACCGCCACATCTTCCCCCCGGAGGACGGCGGGCAG GACGACGGCGGTGCCGGGCGGGGGGAGGGTGACGGACAGGAGGCCTCGGGGAACCTCGGCCAGCCGGACACCGAGGACAAACTGGAGGAGCTCAGCG GCGCCTCCGTGTGCTCCTCGGGGTCCCGCGAGCGCTCCCTGGACTCGGACTCGGAGCCGGAggaggcggggcgggggggccagGAGAGCCCCCTCCCCGGGGCCCAGCCGGACAGCGAGGGCAGCACCGAGGAGGACCAGCTGAGTCCCCCGGGCGGCGTGGACCCCCCGAGTCCCGGGGGCCCCCCGGCCCTGCCCGACAGCGAACCCCCCGACGCGGACGAGCCGGAGCAGGACCTGGCCTCCTCTCTGGCCCAGCTCAACACCAACCAGTCCAACAACAAGGCCCCTGCCCCGCTGGGGCTGCCCCTGGCT